In one Thioclava sp. ES.031 genomic region, the following are encoded:
- a CDS encoding isopentenyl-diphosphate delta-isomerase translates to MMGQIQAWIEGTLAPVDVMDAHREGIRHRAVSIFVMDGEKLLLQKRSENCLQSPGLWSNTCCSHPDWGERPETCALRRLREELGIEGLYPAHADRIEYRMDIGDGLIEHEVADIYIAYAQRGLSLNPDPELVSETRWIGLYDLGAEVRRYPDRFSRWLRFYMHEHISRILPALIC, encoded by the coding sequence ACAGGCATGGATCGAGGGCACGCTCGCCCCTGTCGACGTGATGGATGCGCATCGCGAAGGGATCCGCCACCGGGCGGTCTCGATTTTCGTCATGGATGGCGAAAAGCTTCTTTTGCAGAAGCGCTCGGAAAACTGCCTGCAATCTCCCGGTCTCTGGTCGAATACCTGCTGTAGCCACCCCGATTGGGGGGAGCGTCCCGAGACCTGCGCGCTTCGGCGGCTGCGCGAGGAGCTGGGGATCGAAGGGCTCTATCCCGCCCATGCCGACCGCATCGAATACAGGATGGATATCGGCGACGGGCTGATCGAGCATGAGGTGGCGGACATCTACATCGCCTATGCGCAGCGCGGCCTTTCCTTGAACCCCGATCCCGAGCTGGTCTCGGAGACCCGCTGGATCGGTCTTTACGACCTCGGGGCCGAGGTGCGGCGCTATCCCGATCGGTTCTCGCGCTGGCTCCGGTTTTACATGCACGAGCATATCTCCCGCATCCTGCCCGCGCTGATCTGCTGA